One region of Azospirillum lipoferum 4B genomic DNA includes:
- a CDS encoding RimK-like protein: MTGDSVDVLILSSLMDYSTDRICDHLSRQSVSFLRINRDQLADLRLSIDPLAATMTCRYGGKTWYVGAGLRSVWWRQATFQRNTPSRALTTAEQLERSQWSGAMRGMMLFDHAVWMNHPAVTYQAESKPYQLRRAANLGFDVPPTLVTNDCEADVPSLIGTRVALKSVDTVLLQDEHHQHFGYTSLIDWKACADEHFHLAPATCQRIIAPKLDLRVTLIGDRLWCDAITDEHGGIDGDWRVRPKNKLIYKDYDLPTDVAERCRLLVSDLGLRYGAIDLAFSDDRYWFIEINPTGEWGWLDRDGRGLSVAIAEELACPSC; this comes from the coding sequence ATGACGGGCGATAGCGTCGATGTTCTTATTCTATCAAGCTTGATGGATTATTCCACCGATAGAATTTGCGACCACCTCTCTCGGCAAAGCGTATCATTTTTACGCATCAACCGGGATCAACTTGCTGATTTGAGGCTCTCCATTGACCCTTTAGCTGCCACCATGACTTGCCGCTACGGTGGAAAAACTTGGTATGTTGGAGCCGGACTGCGTTCGGTGTGGTGGCGACAAGCAACCTTCCAGAGAAATACGCCAAGCCGTGCATTGACAACAGCGGAACAGCTTGAGCGCTCGCAATGGTCGGGAGCCATGCGCGGCATGATGTTGTTCGACCATGCAGTTTGGATGAACCATCCGGCAGTGACATATCAGGCAGAGTCTAAACCCTACCAGCTAAGACGCGCGGCTAATCTCGGTTTTGATGTTCCGCCGACATTAGTGACAAATGACTGCGAGGCTGACGTACCAAGCTTGATTGGCACTCGAGTTGCTCTGAAAAGCGTCGATACAGTACTTCTGCAAGATGAACATCATCAGCATTTTGGCTACACGAGTTTGATTGATTGGAAGGCATGCGCGGATGAGCATTTCCATCTCGCACCCGCAACCTGCCAAAGAATCATCGCCCCCAAGTTAGATCTACGTGTCACACTTATCGGCGACCGCTTATGGTGTGACGCTATCACAGATGAGCATGGAGGCATTGATGGCGATTGGCGAGTACGCCCCAAGAATAAACTGATTTATAAGGATTATGACCTGCCAACCGATGTTGCCGAGCGCTGTCGTTTACTTGTTAGTGATCTTGGCCTGCGATATGGCGCAATCGACCTTGCGTTCTCGGATGATCGCTATTGGTTCATCGAGATAAACCCGACGGGTGAATGGGGATGGCTTGACCGTGACGGACGCGGCTTATCGGTGGCGATTGCGGAGGAACTGGCATGCCCCTCCTGTTAA
- a CDS encoding SMP-30/gluconolactonase/LRE family protein, with translation MTAGPAFTPGFTCVLDARARLGEGPVWSVDDQALYWVDIKGRALNRFDPASGTNHAMALPEEIGCVAPRKGGGFIAGLRSGLWQLDGEGRPVACLAANPEDQGASRFNDGKTDPAGRYLAGTLDEPKAGGKAHLYRYDRRGLAVLAGGLLTSNGLAFSPDGRTLYHADTPTFTVHRYRYDPATGAVSDREVFVRLEPKDGDRGRPDGAAVDADGCYWTALYEGGRVARFSPAGDLLSEHPLPARCPTMVAFGGPDLRTLYVTTASAGRPADELERLPQSGGLFAMTVDVPGLPVPPFDPEV, from the coding sequence ATGACCGCCGGCCCCGCCTTTACCCCAGGCTTCACCTGTGTGCTCGACGCCCGTGCCAGGCTGGGGGAGGGGCCGGTCTGGTCGGTGGACGATCAGGCGCTCTATTGGGTCGACATCAAGGGCCGGGCGCTGAACCGCTTCGATCCGGCCAGCGGGACCAATCATGCGATGGCTCTGCCGGAGGAGATCGGCTGCGTCGCCCCGCGCAAGGGCGGCGGCTTCATCGCCGGCCTGCGCTCCGGCCTGTGGCAGCTGGACGGGGAGGGGAGACCGGTCGCCTGCCTCGCCGCCAACCCGGAGGACCAGGGCGCCAGCCGCTTCAACGACGGCAAGACCGATCCCGCCGGCCGCTATCTGGCCGGCACGCTGGACGAGCCCAAGGCCGGCGGCAAGGCGCATCTCTACCGCTATGACCGGCGCGGGCTGGCGGTGCTGGCCGGCGGGCTGCTGACCTCCAACGGTCTGGCCTTCAGCCCGGACGGGCGGACCCTGTACCATGCCGACACCCCGACCTTCACCGTCCACCGCTACCGCTACGATCCCGCCACCGGCGCCGTCTCCGACCGCGAGGTCTTCGTCCGGCTGGAGCCGAAGGACGGCGACCGCGGCCGGCCGGACGGCGCGGCGGTGGATGCCGATGGCTGCTATTGGACGGCGCTGTACGAGGGCGGGCGGGTCGCGCGCTTCTCCCCCGCCGGCGACCTGCTGTCGGAGCATCCGCTGCCGGCGCGCTGCCCGACCATGGTGGCCTTCGGCGGCCCCGACCTGCGCACCCTCTACGTCACCACCGCCAGCGCCGGCCGCCCCGCCGACGAGCTGGAGCGCCTGCCGCAGTCCGGCGGCCTGTTCGCCATGACGGTCGATGTGCCGGGCCTGCCGGTCCCGCCCTTCGACCCGGAAGTCTGA
- a CDS encoding LysR family transcriptional regulator — MFRKFVYLLALAREKHFGRAAESCHVSQPTLSNAIRQLEEELQVPIVERGQKFEGFTPEGLTVLEYARRIVGERDNLRHELLALAQGVTGHLRVGAIPSALPVVPHVLAPFTTRFPHIRSTVVSLSSREIQRGLDEFELDAAITYLDNEPLNNVRTLPLYTERYHLLARRDDLSDERIAQGAVTWETAAGLRLCLLTPDMQNRRIADTAFRMTGRTVQPAMETNSIVTLYTIVRAGSCASIVPGQLLTFVPPHPDIVALPLVDPELSHVVGLAYADRDPPPPLAKALAVAASDADIAQRVAIGIAEAMIPWRVAIR, encoded by the coding sequence ATGTTCCGGAAGTTCGTCTATCTGCTGGCCCTGGCGCGCGAGAAGCATTTCGGCCGCGCGGCGGAAAGCTGCCACGTCTCGCAGCCCACCCTCTCCAACGCCATCCGCCAGTTGGAGGAGGAGCTTCAGGTCCCCATCGTCGAGCGCGGCCAGAAGTTCGAAGGCTTCACGCCGGAGGGGCTGACGGTCCTCGAATACGCCCGCCGCATCGTCGGCGAGCGCGACAACCTGCGCCACGAGCTGCTGGCGCTCGCCCAGGGCGTCACCGGCCATCTGCGGGTGGGGGCGATTCCCTCCGCCCTGCCGGTGGTGCCGCATGTGCTGGCGCCCTTCACCACCCGCTTCCCGCACATCCGCTCCACCGTCGTCTCGCTCAGTTCGCGCGAGATCCAGCGCGGCCTCGACGAATTCGAACTCGACGCCGCCATCACCTATCTCGACAACGAACCGCTGAACAACGTCCGCACCCTGCCGCTCTACACCGAGCGCTACCATCTGCTGGCCCGCCGCGACGACCTGTCCGACGAGCGGATCGCCCAGGGCGCCGTGACCTGGGAAACGGCGGCGGGTCTGCGGCTCTGCCTGCTGACCCCGGACATGCAGAACCGCCGCATCGCCGACACCGCCTTCCGCATGACCGGGCGGACGGTGCAGCCGGCGATGGAGACCAACTCCATCGTCACCCTCTACACCATCGTCCGCGCCGGCAGCTGCGCCAGCATCGTCCCCGGCCAGCTGCTGACCTTCGTGCCGCCCCACCCGGACATCGTCGCCCTGCCGCTGGTCGACCCCGAACTGAGCCATGTCGTCGGCCTCGCCTACGCCGACCGCGACCCGCCGCCGCCGCTCGCCAAGGCGCTGGCGGTCGCGGCATCCGACGCCGACATCGCCCAGCGCGTCGCCATCGGCATCGCCGAAGCGATGATCCCCTGGCGGGTGGCGATCCGCTGA
- a CDS encoding formate dehydrogenase subunit gamma — MNACHPWSAERAMTIVEDNRHLRGALLPILHALQEEFGYIDEQAIPLLATELNLSRADVHGVVSFYHEFRREKPGRHIVKVCRAEACQSMGANALVDHIKKSLQVDFHGTTADGAFTLEPVFCLGNCALSPAVMIDENLHGRVSPDRFDELAAETRTNPQAHQQIPRALSQHKGHAQ; from the coding sequence GTGAACGCTTGCCATCCGTGGAGCGCTGAGCGCGCCATGACGATTGTCGAAGACAATCGGCATCTGCGCGGCGCCCTGCTGCCGATCCTCCACGCCCTGCAGGAAGAGTTCGGCTATATCGACGAACAGGCCATCCCCCTGCTGGCGACGGAGCTGAACCTCTCGCGCGCCGACGTGCATGGCGTCGTCTCCTTCTATCACGAATTCCGCCGCGAGAAGCCCGGCCGCCACATCGTCAAGGTCTGCCGGGCCGAGGCCTGCCAGTCGATGGGCGCCAACGCCCTGGTCGACCACATCAAGAAGAGCCTGCAGGTCGATTTCCACGGCACCACCGCCGATGGCGCCTTCACGCTGGAACCGGTCTTCTGCCTGGGCAACTGCGCCCTCTCCCCCGCCGTCATGATCGACGAGAACCTGCACGGCCGGGTCTCTCCCGACCGCTTCGACGAGCTGGCGGCCGAGACGCGGACCAACCCGCAGGCCCATCAGCAAATCCCCCGCGCCCTCAGCCAGCATAAGGGGCATGCGCAATGA